A genomic window from Phocoena sinus isolate mPhoSin1 chromosome 20, mPhoSin1.pri, whole genome shotgun sequence includes:
- the UBTF gene encoding nucleolar transcription factor 1 isoform X1, whose amino-acid sequence MNGEADCPTDLEMAAPKGQDRWSQEDMLTLLECMKNNLPSNDSSKFKTTESHMDWEKVAFKDFSGDMCKLKWVEISNEVRKFRTLTELILDAQEHVKNPYKGKKLKKHPDFPKKPLTPYFRFFMEKRAKYAKLHPEMSNLDLTKILSKKYKELPEKKKMKYIQDFQREKQEFERNLARFREDHPDLIQNAKKSDIPEKPKTPQQLWYTHEKKVYLKVRPDATTKEVKDSLGKQWSQLSDKKRLKWIHKALEQRKEYEEIMRDYIQKHPELNISEEGITKSTLTKAERQLKDKFDGRPTKPPPNSYSLYCAELMANMKDVPSTERMVLCSQQWKLLSQKEKDAYHKKCDQKKKDYEVELLRFLESLPEEEQQRVLGEEKMLNINKKQATSPASKKPSQEGGKGGSEKPKRPVSAMFIFSEEKRRQLQEERPELSESELTRLLARMWNDLSEKKKAKYKAREAALKAQSERKPGKLPESPKRAEEIWQQSVIGDYLARFKNDREKALKAMEMTWNNMEKKEKLMWIKKAAEDQKRYERELSERRAPPATANSSKKMKFQGEPKKPPMNGYQKFSQELLSNGQLNHLPLKERMVEIGSRWQRISQSQKEHYKKQAEEQQKQYKVHLDLWVKSLSPQDRAAYKEYISNKRKSMTKLRGPNPKSSRTTLQSKSESEDDDEEDEEEEEEEEEEEDDENGDSSEDGGDSSESSSEDESEDGDENEEDDDDEDDDEDDDEDEDNESEGSSSSSSSSGDSSDSDSN is encoded by the exons ATGAACGGAGAAGCCGACTGCCCCACAGACCTGGAAATGGCCGCCCCCAAAGGCCAAG ACCGCTGGTCCCAGGAAGACATGCTGACTTTGCTGGAATGCATGAAGAACAACCTTCCATCCAATGACAGCTCCAAGTTCAAAACCACTGAGTCACATATGGACTGGGAAAAAGTAGCATTTAAAGACTTTTCTGGAGACATGTGCAAGCTCAAATGGGTGGAGATTTCTAACGAG gTGAGGAAGTTCCGTACGTTGACAGAATTGATCCTCGATGCTCAGGAACATGTTAAAAACCCTTACAAAGGCAAAAAACTCAAG AAACACCCGGACTTCCCAAAGAAGCCCCTGACCCCTTATTTCCGCTTTTTCATGGAGAAGCGGGCCAAGTACGCAAAACTCCACCCCGAGATGAGCAACCTGGACCTGACCAAGATTCTGTCCAAGAAATACAAAGAGTTGCCAGAGAAgaagaag ATGAAATATATTCAGGACTTCCAGAGGGAGAAACAGGAGTTTGAGCGAAACCTCGCCCGATTCAG GGAGGATCACCCAGACCTAATCCAGAATGCCAAGAAGTCGGACATCCCTGAGAAGCCCAAAACCCCCCAGCAGCTGTGGTACACCCACGAGAAGAAGGTGTACCTCAAAGTGCGGCCAGAC GCCACTACGAAGGAGGTGAAGGACTCCCTGGGGAAGCAGTGGTCTCAGCTCTCGGACAAAAAGAGGCTGAAATGGATTCATAAGGCCCTGGAGCAGCGGAAGGAGTACGAG GAGATTATGCGAGACTATATCCAGAAGCACCCCGAGCTCAACATCAGTGAGGAGGGCATCACCAAGTCCACCCTCACCAAGGCCGAACGCCAGCTCAAGGACAAGTTTGACGGGCGACCCACCAAGCCACCTCC GAACAGCTACTCGCTGTACTGCGCAGAGCTGATGGCCAACATGAAGGACGTGCCCAGTACAGAGCGCATGGTGCTGTGCAGCCAGCAGTGGAAGCTGctctcccagaaggagaaggatgCCTACCACAAGAAGTGCGACCAG aaaaagaaagattatgaGGTGGAACTGCTCCGTTTTCTAGAG AGCCTGCCTGAGGAGGAGCAGCAGCGGGTCCTGGGGGAGGAGAAGATGTTGAACATCAACAAGAAGCAAGCCACCAGCCCAGCCTCCAAGAAGCCCTCCCAGGAAGGGGGCAAG GGTGGCTCGGAGAAGCCCAAGAGGCCCGTGTCAGCCATGTTCATCTTCTCGGAAGAAAAGCGGCGGCAGCTGCAGGAAGAGCGGCCTGAGCTTTCAGAGAGCGAGCTGACCCGCCTGCTGGCCCGCATGTGGAACGAcctgtcagagaagaaaaag GCCAAGTACAAGGCCCGGGAGGCCGCCCTGAAGGCCCAGTCGGAGAGGAAGCCGGGCAAGCTGCCAGAGTCGCCCAAAAGAGCCGAGGAGATCTGGCAACAGAGCGTCATCGGCGACTACCTGGCCCGCTTCAAG AATGACCGGGAGAAGGCCTTGAAAGCCATGGAGATGACTTGGAACAACATGGAAAAGAAGGAGAAACTAATGTGGATTAAGAAGGCGGCCGAAGACCAAAAGCGATATGAG AGAGAGCTGAGTGAGAGGCGGGCACCCCCGGCTACTGCAAACTCATCCAAGAAGATGAAGTTCCAGGGAGAACCCAAGAAGCCTCCCAT GAACGGTTACCAGAAGTTCTCCCAGGAGCTTCTGTCCAACGGGCAGCTGAACCACCTGCCACTGAAGGAGCGCATGGTGGAGATTGGCAGCCGCTGGCAGCGCATCTCCCAGAGCCAGAAGGAGCACTACAAAAAGCAGGCCGAGGAGCAGCAGAAGCAGTACAAAGTGCACCTGGACCTCTGGGTCAAG AGTCTGTCTCCCCAGGACCGTGCAGCATATAAAGAGTACATCTCGAAT AAACGTAAGAGCATGACCAAGCTGCGAGGCCCGAACCCCAAGTCCAGCCGGACGACCCTGCAGTCTAAGTCG GAGTCTGAGGATGACGATGAAgaggatgaggaggaggaggaggaggaggaggaggaggaagatgatgaGAACGGGGACTCCTCTGAGGATGGGGGGGACTCTTCCGAATCCAGCAGCGAGGATGAGAGCGAGGATGGGGATGAG AACGAGGAGGATGACGACGACGAGGACGACGACGAGGACGACGACGAGGATGAGGACAACGAGTCCGAGGgcagcagctccagctcctcctcctcgGGGGACTCCTCGGACTCTGACTCCAACTGA
- the SLC4A1 gene encoding band 3 anion transport protein, translating to MGDSQENEDKLEEFLEQKEYEDLGFPTLQVEEAEAQLTEPTATDYHTAPHRPPDVLEVVVELWELVMDEKNQELQWMETARWVQLEENLGKDGLWGRPHLSYLTFWSLLELQKAFAKGTVLLDLPEKSLAGVASQLLDRFIFEGQIQPQDRENLFRVLLLKHSHARDVEALGSVKPAVLTRSGDPSQPLLPQHPSLETELFCEQGEGSAEGHSSSGMLGKSPQDREATLVLVGCARFLERPVLGFVRLKEPMEMEQKPQEPEGPAVPVRFLIVLLGPEAPNIDYTQLGRAAATLMSERVFRTDAYLAQNKEMLVHSLEGFLDCSLVLPPTDTPSEDALLSLVPVQKELLKRRYLPSSAKPEPSFLKGLDLNGGLEDTQDDPLQRTGRLFGGLVRDIRRRYPRYLSDITDALNPQVLSAIIFIYFAALSPAITFGGLLGEKTHNLMGVSELLISTAAQGILFSLLGAQPLLVVGFSGPLLVFEEAFFSFCKSNGLEYIVGRVWIGFWLILLVVLVVAFEGSFLVRFISRYTQEIFSFLISLIFIYETFSKLVTIFQDHPLLENYDHNVTRIPKPQAPLPNTALLSLVLMAGTFLSAMMLRKFKNSSYFPGKLRRVIGDFGVPISILIMVMVDALIQDTYTQKLSVPKGLTVSNTSARGWLIHPLGLYKPFPIWMMFASALPALLVFILIFLESQITTLIISKPERKVAKGSGFHLDLLLVMGMGGVATLFGMPWLSATTVRSVTHANALTVMGKASTPGAAAQIQEVKEQRISGLLVSVLVGLSILMGPVLSHIPLAVLFGIFLYMGVTSLSGIQLFDRILLLFKPRKYHPDVPYAKRVRTWRMHLFTGTQIICLVVLWVVRSIKAISLALPFILILTVPLRRFLLPLIFQNLELQCLDADNAKPNFDEENGQDEYDEVAMPV from the exons ATGGGGGATTCACAG GAGAATGAAGATAAGCTGGAGGAGTTTCTAGAGCAGAAGGAATATGAAGACCTTGGATTCCCCACGCTCCAGGTGGAGGAAGCAGAAG CTCAGCTCACCGAGCCGACAGCCACAGACTACCACACCGCGCCGCACCGCCCCCCAGACGTCCTCGAG GTCGTCGTGGAGCTGTGGGAACTGGTGATGGATGAAAAGAACCAGGAGCTACAATGGATGGAGACAGCGCGCTGGGTGCAGCTAGAGGAGAACCTGGGGAAGGACGGGCTCTGGGGCCGCCCACACCTGTCTTACCTCACCTTCTGGAGCCTCTTGGAGCTGCAGAAAGCCTTTGCCAAGG GTACTGTCCTCCTGGACCTGCCAGAGAAATCCCTGGCCGGGGTGGCCAGCCAGCTGCTGGACAGGTTTATCTTCGAGGGGCAGATCCAGCCTCAGGACCGAGAAAATCTGTTCCGGGTCCTGCTGCTCAAACACAG CCACGCCAGAGATGTGGAGGCCCTGGGGAGTGTGAAGCCTGCAGTCCTGACACGTTCTGGGGACCCTTCACAGCCTCTGCTCCCACAGCATCCCTCGCTGGAGACAGAGCTCTTCTGTGAACAG GGAGAGGGGAGCGCGGAAGGGCACTCGTCATCTGGAATGCTGGGAAAGAGTCCCCAGGACCGGGAGGCCACCCTGGTGCTGGTGG GCTGTGCCAGGTTCCTGGAGCGGCCAGTGCTGGGCTTTGTGCGACTAAAGGAGCCTATGGAGATGGAGCAGAAGCCACAGGAGCCAGAGGGGCCGGCAGTCCCTGTGCGCTTCCTCATTGTGTTGCTGGGACCTGAGGCCCCCAACATCGACTACACCCAGCTGGGCCGGGCTGCTGCCACCCTCATGTCAGAGAGG GTGTTCCGCACTGATGCATACTTGGCCCAGAACAAGGAGATGCTGGTGCATTCCCTAGAGGGCTTCCTAGACTGCAGTCTGGTGTTGCCGCCCACGGACACTCCCTCTGAGGATGCCCTGCTCAGTCTGGTGCCCGTGCAGAAAGAGCTGCTGAAAAGACGCTACCTGCCCAGCTCTGCCAAGCCAGAGCCCAGCTTCCTCAAGGGCCTAG ATTTGAATGGGGGTCTAGAGGACACCCAGGATGACCCTCTGCAGCGGACAGGCAGGCTCTTCGGGGGACTGGTACGTGACATCCGGCGCCGCTACCCCCGCTATTTGAGTGACATCACAGACGCATTGAACCCCCAGGTCCTGTCTGCCATCATCTTCATCTACTTTGCTGCCCTGTCACCCGCCATCACCTTCGGTGGCCTCCTGG GAGAAAAGACCCATAACCTGATGGGTGTGTCGGAACTGCTTATCTCCACCGCGGCGCAGGGCATCCTCTTCTCCCTGCTGGGGGCTCAGCCCCTGCTCGTGGTGGGCTTCTCAGGACCCCTGCTCGTGTTTGAGGAAGCCTTCTTCTCG TTCTGCAAGAGTAACGGCCTGGAGTACATCGTGGGCCGTGTGTGGATTGGCTTCTGGCTCATCctgctggtggtgctggtggtggccTTCGAGGGCAGCTTCCTGGTCCGCTTCATCTCCCGCTACACCCAGGAGATCTTCTCCTTCCTCATCTCCCTCATCTTCATCTATGAGACCTTCTCCAAGCTGGTCACG ATCTTCCAGGACCACCCACTGCTGGAGAACTACGACCACAACGTGACAAGGATACCCAAACCTCAGGCGCCCCTGCCCAACACAGCCCTCCTCTCTCTTGTGCTCATGGCTGGCACCTTCTTGTCCGCCATGATGCTTCGCAAGTTCAAGAACAGCTCCTACTTCCCTGGCAAG CTGCGACGAGTCATTGGGGACTTTGGGGTTCCCATCTCTATCCTGATCATGGTCATGGTGGATGCCCTCATCCAGGACACCTACACCCAG AAACTCAGTGTACCTAAAGGGCTCACCGTATCCAACACCTCGGCCCGAGGCTGGCTCATCCACCCGCTGGGCTTATATAAGCCATTTCCCATCTGGATGATGTTTGCCTccgccctgcctgccctgctggTCTTCATCCTCATCTTCCTTGAGTCCCAGATCACCAC GCTGATCATCAGCAAACCGGAGCGCAAGGTGGCCAAGGGCTCTGGCTTCCACCTGGACCTGCTGCTGGTCATGGGAATGGGCGGGGTGGCCACCCTCTTTGGGATGCCCTGGCTCAGTGCCACCACTGTGCGTTCTGTCACCCACGCCAATGCCCTTACGGTCATGGGCAAGGCCAGCACCCCAGGGGCTGCAGCCCAGATTCAGGAAGTCAAGGAACAGCGGATCAGCGGGCTCCTGGTCTCTGTGCTCGTGG GCCTGTCCATCCTCATGGGGCCCGTCCTGTCCCACATCCCCTTGGCTGTGCTGTTTGGCATCTTCCTCTACATGGGGGTCACGTCCCTCAGTGGCATCCAGCTTTTTGACCGCATCTTGCTTCTGTTCAAGCCGCGCAAGTACCACCCGGATGTGCCCTACGCCAAGCGG GTGAGAACCTGGCGAATGCACTTGTTCACGGGCACTCAGATCATCTGCCTGGTAGTGCTGTGGGTGGTGAGAAGCATCAAAGCCATCTCGCTGGCCCTGCCATTCATCCTCATCCTCACGGTGCCCCTACGCCGCTTCCTGTTGCCACTCATCTTCCAGAACCTGGAGCTCCAGTGT CTGGATGCTGACAATGCCAAGCCGAACTTCGATGAGGAGAACGGTCAGGATGAATATGATGAGGTGGCCATGCCTGTGTGA
- the UBTF gene encoding nucleolar transcription factor 1 isoform X2: MNGEADCPTDLEMAAPKGQDRWSQEDMLTLLECMKNNLPSNDSSKFKTTESHMDWEKVAFKDFSGDMCKLKWVEISNEVRKFRTLTELILDAQEHVKNPYKGKKLKKHPDFPKKPLTPYFRFFMEKRAKYAKLHPEMSNLDLTKILSKKYKELPEKKKMKYIQDFQREKQEFERNLARFREDHPDLIQNAKKSDIPEKPKTPQQLWYTHEKKVYLKVRPDEIMRDYIQKHPELNISEEGITKSTLTKAERQLKDKFDGRPTKPPPNSYSLYCAELMANMKDVPSTERMVLCSQQWKLLSQKEKDAYHKKCDQKKKDYEVELLRFLESLPEEEQQRVLGEEKMLNINKKQATSPASKKPSQEGGKGGSEKPKRPVSAMFIFSEEKRRQLQEERPELSESELTRLLARMWNDLSEKKKAKYKAREAALKAQSERKPGKLPESPKRAEEIWQQSVIGDYLARFKNDREKALKAMEMTWNNMEKKEKLMWIKKAAEDQKRYERELSERRAPPATANSSKKMKFQGEPKKPPMNGYQKFSQELLSNGQLNHLPLKERMVEIGSRWQRISQSQKEHYKKQAEEQQKQYKVHLDLWVKSLSPQDRAAYKEYISNKRKSMTKLRGPNPKSSRTTLQSKSESEDDDEEDEEEEEEEEEEEDDENGDSSEDGGDSSESSSEDESEDGDENEEDDDDEDDDEDDDEDEDNESEGSSSSSSSSGDSSDSDSN; the protein is encoded by the exons ATGAACGGAGAAGCCGACTGCCCCACAGACCTGGAAATGGCCGCCCCCAAAGGCCAAG ACCGCTGGTCCCAGGAAGACATGCTGACTTTGCTGGAATGCATGAAGAACAACCTTCCATCCAATGACAGCTCCAAGTTCAAAACCACTGAGTCACATATGGACTGGGAAAAAGTAGCATTTAAAGACTTTTCTGGAGACATGTGCAAGCTCAAATGGGTGGAGATTTCTAACGAG gTGAGGAAGTTCCGTACGTTGACAGAATTGATCCTCGATGCTCAGGAACATGTTAAAAACCCTTACAAAGGCAAAAAACTCAAG AAACACCCGGACTTCCCAAAGAAGCCCCTGACCCCTTATTTCCGCTTTTTCATGGAGAAGCGGGCCAAGTACGCAAAACTCCACCCCGAGATGAGCAACCTGGACCTGACCAAGATTCTGTCCAAGAAATACAAAGAGTTGCCAGAGAAgaagaag ATGAAATATATTCAGGACTTCCAGAGGGAGAAACAGGAGTTTGAGCGAAACCTCGCCCGATTCAG GGAGGATCACCCAGACCTAATCCAGAATGCCAAGAAGTCGGACATCCCTGAGAAGCCCAAAACCCCCCAGCAGCTGTGGTACACCCACGAGAAGAAGGTGTACCTCAAAGTGCGGCCAGAC GAGATTATGCGAGACTATATCCAGAAGCACCCCGAGCTCAACATCAGTGAGGAGGGCATCACCAAGTCCACCCTCACCAAGGCCGAACGCCAGCTCAAGGACAAGTTTGACGGGCGACCCACCAAGCCACCTCC GAACAGCTACTCGCTGTACTGCGCAGAGCTGATGGCCAACATGAAGGACGTGCCCAGTACAGAGCGCATGGTGCTGTGCAGCCAGCAGTGGAAGCTGctctcccagaaggagaaggatgCCTACCACAAGAAGTGCGACCAG aaaaagaaagattatgaGGTGGAACTGCTCCGTTTTCTAGAG AGCCTGCCTGAGGAGGAGCAGCAGCGGGTCCTGGGGGAGGAGAAGATGTTGAACATCAACAAGAAGCAAGCCACCAGCCCAGCCTCCAAGAAGCCCTCCCAGGAAGGGGGCAAG GGTGGCTCGGAGAAGCCCAAGAGGCCCGTGTCAGCCATGTTCATCTTCTCGGAAGAAAAGCGGCGGCAGCTGCAGGAAGAGCGGCCTGAGCTTTCAGAGAGCGAGCTGACCCGCCTGCTGGCCCGCATGTGGAACGAcctgtcagagaagaaaaag GCCAAGTACAAGGCCCGGGAGGCCGCCCTGAAGGCCCAGTCGGAGAGGAAGCCGGGCAAGCTGCCAGAGTCGCCCAAAAGAGCCGAGGAGATCTGGCAACAGAGCGTCATCGGCGACTACCTGGCCCGCTTCAAG AATGACCGGGAGAAGGCCTTGAAAGCCATGGAGATGACTTGGAACAACATGGAAAAGAAGGAGAAACTAATGTGGATTAAGAAGGCGGCCGAAGACCAAAAGCGATATGAG AGAGAGCTGAGTGAGAGGCGGGCACCCCCGGCTACTGCAAACTCATCCAAGAAGATGAAGTTCCAGGGAGAACCCAAGAAGCCTCCCAT GAACGGTTACCAGAAGTTCTCCCAGGAGCTTCTGTCCAACGGGCAGCTGAACCACCTGCCACTGAAGGAGCGCATGGTGGAGATTGGCAGCCGCTGGCAGCGCATCTCCCAGAGCCAGAAGGAGCACTACAAAAAGCAGGCCGAGGAGCAGCAGAAGCAGTACAAAGTGCACCTGGACCTCTGGGTCAAG AGTCTGTCTCCCCAGGACCGTGCAGCATATAAAGAGTACATCTCGAAT AAACGTAAGAGCATGACCAAGCTGCGAGGCCCGAACCCCAAGTCCAGCCGGACGACCCTGCAGTCTAAGTCG GAGTCTGAGGATGACGATGAAgaggatgaggaggaggaggaggaggaggaggaggaggaagatgatgaGAACGGGGACTCCTCTGAGGATGGGGGGGACTCTTCCGAATCCAGCAGCGAGGATGAGAGCGAGGATGGGGATGAG AACGAGGAGGATGACGACGACGAGGACGACGACGAGGACGACGACGAGGATGAGGACAACGAGTCCGAGGgcagcagctccagctcctcctcctcgGGGGACTCCTCGGACTCTGACTCCAACTGA